In Oreochromis niloticus isolate F11D_XX linkage group LG5, O_niloticus_UMD_NMBU, whole genome shotgun sequence, a single window of DNA contains:
- the mapkapk3 gene encoding MAP kinase-activated protein kinase 3, protein MLQNGNGKQKAPQLPNAGETESDSTDGNPKLQQEQPAVLPAADEKDAESTHFPMPTYPKLEIKRNAVTDDYKVSNQVLGLGINGKVLECFNKKTGEKCALKILYDSPKARREVELHWRVSGGPYIVRILSLYENMYHGKKCLLIIMECMEGGELFSRIQARGDQAFTEKEASEIMRDIGTAIDFLHNIDIAHRDIKPENLLYTSKERNAILKLTDFGFAKETTLHNPLQTPCYTPYYVAPEVLGPEKYDKSCDMWSLGVIMYILLCGFPPFYSNTGQAISPGMKRRIRMGQYEFPKPEWSEVSQEAKDLIHQLLKTDPNERMTITQFMNHPWINQSMMVPSTPLHTTRVLTEDREMWEDVKEEMTSALATMRVDYDQVKIKDLDTSSNPLLNKRRKKAAAGGKSGSTVCQSQ, encoded by the exons ATGCTGCAAAATGGAAACGGAAAGCAAAAAGCTCCGCAACTGCCAAATGCTGGTGAGACAGAGTCAGACTCCACGGATGGCAACCCGAAACTGCAGCAAGAGCAGCCGGCAGTTCTCCCAGCCGCCGACGAGAAGGACGCCGAGTCCACACACTTCCCCATGCCCACTTACCCTAAACTGGAGATAAAGCGAAACGCGGTGACGGACGATTATAAAGTCTCCAATCAGGTTCTGGGCTTGGGGATCAACGGCAAAGTCCTCGAGTGCTTTAACAAGAAAACTGGAGAGAAGTGCGCGCTAAAG ATTCTCTATGATAGTCCCAAAGCAAGGCGAGAGGTGGAGCTCCACTGGCGAGTGTCAGGAGGGCCGTACATCGTTCGCATCCTGAGCCTGTATGAGAACATGTATCACGGGAAGAAGTGCTTGCTCATCATCATGGAGTG TATGGAGGGAGGAGAGCTGTTCAGCAGAATCCAGGCCAGAGGGGACCAGGCGTTCACTGAAAAAG AGGCATCAGAGATTATGAGGGACATCGGCACGGCCATCGATTTTCTCCACAACATCGATATCGCGCACAGAGACATCAAG CCAGAGAACCTGCTGTACACAAGCAAAGAGAGAAATGCAATCCTCAAACTGACAGACTTTGGCTTTGCAAAGGAGACCACGCTGCACAATCCTTTGCAGACTCCTTGTTATACTCCGTACTATGTGG CTCCCGAGGTTCTGGGTCCAGAGAAGTACGACAAGTCATGTGACATGTGGTCTCTGGGCGTCATCATGTACATCCT ATTGTGCGGCTTCCCTCCGTTTTACTCGAATACAGGCCAAGCCATTTCTCctgggatgaagaggaggatcAGGATGGGCCAGTATGAATTTCCTAAACCAGAGTGGTCGGAGGTGTCACAGGAAG CAAAAGATTTGATCCACCAACTACTGAAGACAGACCCTAACGAGAGAATGACCATCACCCAGTTTATGAACCACCCCTGGATCAAT CAGTCCATGATGGTTCCTTCCACTCCCCTGCACACCACACGGGTCCTGACAGAAGACAGAGAGATGTGGGAGGACGTGAAG GAAGAGATGACCAGCGCTTTAGCGACCATGCGTGTGGACTATGACCAGGTGAAGATCAAAGATCTCGACACCTCCAGCAACCCTCTGCTTAACAAGAGGCGCAAGAAGGCCGCTGCGGGGGGCAAGAGTGGGTCCACGGTATGCCAGAGTCAGTGA